From the genome of Campylobacter concisus ATCC 51562:
TTAAATTTGCCGTATTTAAACTCATTTTTCTCATTGAAATTCTGTATCGTCAAAATTCCCGAAGCTCTTTTATGTTTAAATTTCTAAACTTGCCATTTTTGTCTTTTTGCACGAGTAAAGTTGCCTTGTGATGCCAAAATATAGGCTTTAAAGTGCCATCTAAATTTATCATCTCATCTTTTGCGAGCTCTTTAAAATTCTCATCCAAAACCGCTTCTATAAAAGGAAGCTCTATGAGCTTAGCAACGCTTAGCTTTGGCTCATTTAGTTTAAATTTGCCCCTTATCTTGCCATCATCGCCGCTAAGCCTAAGCCCTATACCCGCAAGTGCGCCGATAACGCCATTGGCATTTGGCGTAAGAGCTTTTAAAAATACGTTTTGCTCGCGCGCCGTCTCAAAAGCTTGCTTTGTGGCTAGGAGCATATTTTTTGCATTTTTGCCAAAATTTATTAGCTCTTTCGTATCTTTTATGTCGTCTTTAAAAACAGCTGCGATACCGGGCTCAGCGCTTTTAGCGCATTTATTTGTTAAAAGCTCAAGCGTAATGTCAAGCACCTTTTGCTTTTGTTCTTTTGAAATTTTAGCAACTAAACACATTGAGCTATTGTGCGAAGTGTAGTTTATGCGAGGATCTAGTAAAAGTTGGTGGCGTGTAATAAAAGAGACTTTGGCAAATGAGCTAATTTTTAGGGCTATTTCTTGAGCTAAACTTCCAGTTGAAATTTCTCCGCCAAGCTCGTCTGTATCGTCGATACATAGTAGAAATTCAAAGCACATTTGCACTCTTTCTTTTAAAATTTATCTAGTTTATAAATGAAATTATTTTTTTATATTTTTATAATATTAATATCGTTAGAATGGTAAGTAGCATTATATAAAATAAAAACTTAATGTAAAAAAGGAGCTTTATGAAGAAGTTGGGTTTGATAGCCTGCTGTGCTGCGATGGCACTGCATGGCGAAGTCTTTACTTTAGGTAAAGTTGAGGTTGTTGGAGAGTTAGGTGGCTTACAAAAAAGCGATGCAAACGTCGCCGTAATCAATGAAGAACAGATGCAAAAAGATAACATCAAACGCCTTTCACAGGTTGCTTACACGACACCAGGTGTTTATGTAGATAAAAAAGGCCCGCGCGCCGAGCAAAATTTCTACGTTCGCGGTTTTGACGCGCGCAGAACTCCACTTTTTATCGACGGCATTCCCGTTTACGTGCCTTATGACGGCAACGCCGATTTCGGGCGATTTACGACCTTTGATCTAAGCCGCATAGATATATCAAAAGGCTCTAGCTCGGTGCTTTACGGCCCAAACACCATGGGCGGCGCGATAAATTTAATCACCAAAAAGCCTAGCAAAGAGCTTGAAGGAAGCCTAGGCTACGGCTTTGAGACGGGCAAAAACGCCAAAACCTACGGCAATAACGTCGATTTTAGCATCGGCACGAAGCAAGAGCTATTTTACGCGCAAGCAGGCGGCAGCTACATTGAGGACGCGGGACAGCAGCTATCTCATAAATTTAGCCAAAAATTAACAGGCAACGAGGATGGCGGCAGACGCGACAACTCGGTGCAACGCGATAAGAAATTTAATATAAAATTTGGCTTTACACCAAACGAAACCGACGAATACGCCGTAGCGTACGTAAATCAAAAAGGCGAGAAAGAGCAGCCTTTTTATACCGGTAGATATGCATCTTGGCAACAACAAGTATATAGATACTGGGACTGGCCAAGATGGGATAGAGAGAGTCTCTACTTCTTGTCTCATACTGACTTTGGACCGCTATATGTAAATACAAAAATTTTTAATGACACCTTTGAAAATGAGCTTTATAGCTACGACAATAAAGAAAAAACTGTTTGGGAGAAAGACAAGAATGGCAAACTTTCTCCAAATCACAAAAGCAGATACAAAGATAAATCTTACGGTTTTGGTGTAGAAGTTGGTGGAGACCTTGGCGACAAGGATACTCTTAAATTTGCTACAAGCTATAAGCATGACCACCACAAAGGTGCTAAATATAAAGAGCCCGAAGAGGACATGAAAGATAAGATGTACTCTTTTGGTCTTGAAAATACATATAAATTTAGTGATATGACAAAAATTATTGCAGGTATTAGCTATGATGTTAGAAAGCCCATAAGCGCAAGAGCTTGGGCGACACTTCCTATATCTGGAACCAATAATACAAAATCTGAAATGGTAAGCTATGACGCAAGTAAAGAGCATGCTTTTAACTACCAAGCTGCGATCAAACATAGCTTTGATGGCAATGATGAGTTAAGTTTAAGCTATGCCAAAAAGACATACTTCCCATCTATGAAGGAAAGGTATAGTACGAGATTTAACAGATATATCTCAAATCCTAATTTAAAACCTGAGGTAGCAAATCACTACGAAATCGGCTATCAAAGAAATTTTGGCGAGACATTTAGGCTTGAAACGGCACTCTTTTACTCAAAGATAAAAGATGCCATAGGTGATATCAATACTGGTCTTTATGCAGGGGTTGGCAGAAAAAAAACAGAACTTAGAAAAAGCGTTAATATTGGTAAGTCTGAATATAAAGGCTTTGAGCTAGGTGCGGTGTATTTTGCTACTAAAGATTTGGAGCTAGGTGGTAACTATACTTATTTAAGTGCTAAATATAAAAATACTGATGATTCTTTAGTATTTGACATACCAAAACACAAAGCATTTGCCTATATGGATTATAAGTTCTTATCTAAATTTAGCATCTACCTATCTCAATACATGATGTCTACTCGCTTTTCTAACGCCCAAGAAACTACTAAGTTAGCAGGTTTTGGCACGACAAATATCAAGTTTACCTACAAACCGACCGAGACTCTAAGCTTTGAAGCGGGCGTGTCGAATTTATTTGACAAAAACTACGAGTACAGAGAGGGCTTTCCTGAAGAAGGTAGAATTTTCTTTACAAACGTAAGATATAAATTCTAAATCACTCAAACCAGCTTTTTACAGCTGGTTTGCTAATGAATTTTGATAGAATTCATTAGCAAACTCTTTTTAATTTTA
Proteins encoded in this window:
- a CDS encoding TonB-dependent receptor plug domain-containing protein, translating into MKKLGLIACCAAMALHGEVFTLGKVEVVGELGGLQKSDANVAVINEEQMQKDNIKRLSQVAYTTPGVYVDKKGPRAEQNFYVRGFDARRTPLFIDGIPVYVPYDGNADFGRFTTFDLSRIDISKGSSSVLYGPNTMGGAINLITKKPSKELEGSLGYGFETGKNAKTYGNNVDFSIGTKQELFYAQAGGSYIEDAGQQLSHKFSQKLTGNEDGGRRDNSVQRDKKFNIKFGFTPNETDEYAVAYVNQKGEKEQPFYTGRYASWQQQVYRYWDWPRWDRESLYFLSHTDFGPLYVNTKIFNDTFENELYSYDNKEKTVWEKDKNGKLSPNHKSRYKDKSYGFGVEVGGDLGDKDTLKFATSYKHDHHKGAKYKEPEEDMKDKMYSFGLENTYKFSDMTKIIAGISYDVRKPISARAWATLPISGTNNTKSEMVSYDASKEHAFNYQAAIKHSFDGNDELSLSYAKKTYFPSMKERYSTRFNRYISNPNLKPEVANHYEIGYQRNFGETFRLETALFYSKIKDAIGDINTGLYAGVGRKKTELRKSVNIGKSEYKGFELGAVYFATKDLELGGNYTYLSAKYKNTDDSLVFDIPKHKAFAYMDYKFLSKFSIYLSQYMMSTRFSNAQETTKLAGFGTTNIKFTYKPTETLSFEAGVSNLFDKNYEYREGFPEEGRIFFTNVRYKF